Proteins encoded in a region of the Lycorma delicatula isolate Av1 chromosome 6, ASM4794821v1, whole genome shotgun sequence genome:
- the LOC142326467 gene encoding uncharacterized protein LOC142326467 produces the protein MRSLVIYFFILAVALAEVKKVKKEIVDDVEVDDKSDLEASHSYASGYGGYYGGGYPTYTYGNYGGWNHYPHYPIGAISYSNRYQEHAPVYKPVVYKWKSPYYYGHYLPHYGHYGYY, from the coding sequence gtaatttatttctttatattggcAGTTGCATTGGcagaagtaaagaaagtaaaaaaagaaatagttgacGATGTAGAAGTAGACGATAAAAGTGACCTTGAAGCCTCGCATAGTTACGCAAGCGGTTACGGTGGTTATTACGGAGGAGGTTATCCGACCTACACTTATGGAAACTACGGTGGATGGAATCATTATCCTCATTATCCCATCGGTGCGATATCATATTCCAACCGTTATCAGGAACACGCTCCAGTATATAAACCGGTCGTTTATAAATGGAAATCTCCATACTATTACGGACACTATCTTCCTCATTATGGACATTACGGTTACTATTGA